The DNA region CGTGCACCGGCCTGGGCGCGTTGCGGCGTCGCCCGGAGGCCCGTTGGCGACGGCAGCCGGCCGACGTGGGCGACCTGGTGCGGTTGCAACGGGAACTGCTGGCCGCCGCGGCGCGGATGGTGCGGCCGGGCGGGCTCGTCGCATACGTGACCTGCTCGCCGCACCTGAGCGAGACGGTCGGGGTGACCGAGCGCGCGCCGGCGGGCCTCGAACTCGTCGACGCCCGTCCGTATCTGCCCGGGGTACCCGATCTCGGCGACGGCCCGACGGTGCAGCTCTGGCCGCACCGGCACGGGACGGATGCGATGTTCCTCGCCCTACTGCGTCGCCGCTGACGGTGGCCCGGGTGCGGGCGGGAGGGGCGTCCGCGGGATCCGGACGATTTCGTTAGGGTCGGGCCGTGCACCCGATGATCGCGCCCAGCATCCTGTCCGCCGATTTCGCCCGGCTGGCCGACGAGGCCGCCCGGGTCTCGGATGCCGACTGGTTGCACGTCGACGTCATGGACAACCACTTCGTGCCCAACCTGACCCTGGGCCTGCCGGTGGTGCAGGCGTTGCGGGCGGCCACCGACATCCCGCTGGACTGCCACCTGATGATCGAGGACCCGGACCGGTGGGCGGTCGGGTACGCCGAGGCCGGGGCCTACAACGTCACCGTGCACGCCGAGGCCGTCCGTGATCCCATCCGGACGGCCGCGGACATCCGCGCGGCCGGGGGCAAGGCGGGTCTGTCGCTCAAGCCGGGGACGTCGCTGGACGACTGGTCCGACGCGCTGGCCCATTTCGACACGTTGCTGGTGATGACGGTCGAGCCGGGATTCGGCGGGCAGTCGTTCATGCCGGAGACGATGGCCAAGGTGCGGCAGGCCCGGCGGCTGGTCGACACCGGCCACCTAACCGTGGTGGTCCAGGTGGACGGTGGCATCAACGCCGACACCATCGGTCAGGCCGCGGAGGCCGGGGCCGACTGTTTCGTGGCCGGTTCGGCCGTCTACTCGACCGAGGACCCGGCCGCGGCGATCGCCCGGTTGCGGCAGTTGGCGGCGGACGCCGCCGGTCGTTAGACGGCTGCGGTCGGCGCACCGGGCGTCGGTCCGGACGGGACGGACGACGACCGGGCCAGCCGGTCCCGGGCGCGGTCCAGGCCCGCCGTGCGCGCCGTGCCGATGGGCACCACCCCGGTGGCGGCGGCCAGACCGGCCGGTGGGGTCGCCACGTAGACCGATTCGGCGCGGGCCACCGTGTACGTCTCGTGCCAGACGCCGACGGCGTCGGGGTGCTCACGCACCCTGCGGTTGAACTCGGCCCAGGCCGGGCGGTGCCGGGCGGTGGTGTCGGAGGCATAGGCGTACAGCTTGTCGATCGAGGTCCAGTACTGGACGAGGAACGGTCCGCGCGCGCCCAGACCGGTGCGGAAGCCGGCCAGACCGCTGTCGGGGTCCCGGGAGAGCTCGGCCAGCATCGGGCCCATCCGGCTCATCGTCCGCAGCCACAGGTCGGGTCGCCACCAGCGCTGCACGGTCATGCCGATGAGGAAGACGACGAGTTCGCCGTCGGCGGGGTCGAGGGGGGCGTGGGTGAAGCGGCCGAGGCGGGCGCGACCCCGGCCGGTCGTCACGGGCCGGGTCGGGTCGGTGCGGTCGGACATGGGGTCTCCTCGGCGGGTCGGCACATTTGGATAGTGCTGCTCTCCAATATTGGATAGCTGCACTTGCGAATGTCAAGACGTGGGTACCGGGGAGTTCTCGACCCAGGTTCGCCCCCTCGCCGGCCGACGCAGCGCCAGGATCCGGGCGTCCCGATGGCGACTGAGGCCTGCCGCGCGACCCGTTGGTGATCGGGCCGGTCGTCACCGGTGCCCGGCGCGAGGCAGGATGGATG from Nakamurella flava includes:
- the rpe gene encoding ribulose-phosphate 3-epimerase; protein product: MIAPSILSADFARLADEAARVSDADWLHVDVMDNHFVPNLTLGLPVVQALRAATDIPLDCHLMIEDPDRWAVGYAEAGAYNVTVHAEAVRDPIRTAADIRAAGGKAGLSLKPGTSLDDWSDALAHFDTLLVMTVEPGFGGQSFMPETMAKVRQARRLVDTGHLTVVVQVDGGINADTIGQAAEAGADCFVAGSAVYSTEDPAAAIARLRQLAADAAGR
- a CDS encoding DUF4188 domain-containing protein, with product MSDRTDPTRPVTTGRGRARLGRFTHAPLDPADGELVVFLIGMTVQRWWRPDLWLRTMSRMGPMLAELSRDPDSGLAGFRTGLGARGPFLVQYWTSIDKLYAYASDTTARHRPAWAEFNRRVREHPDAVGVWHETYTVARAESVYVATPPAGLAAATGVVPIGTARTAGLDRARDRLARSSSVPSGPTPGAPTAAV